In one Candidatus Nitronereus thalassa genomic region, the following are encoded:
- the thrC gene encoding threonine synthase, producing MAKMKALVCRECGKEYPTEAIHVCELCFGPLEVKYNYDEIKTKVSRQSIEAGPKSLWRYQDFLPIEGKPTVGLYAGFTPLVRAHNLGAYLGIDELYIKNDCVNHPTLSFKDRVVAVALTRARELGFETAACASTGNLANSVAAHAAQAGMQCYVFIPGDLEAAKVLGNLIYRPKVIEIEGTYDDVNRLCSEIAGERQWAFVNVNVRPYYAEGSKTLAYETAEQLGWRAPDQVVVPMASGSLLTKIWKGLNEFKTVGLLDAVNTKVNGAQAEGCSPIATAYKQGRDFFKPVKPSTIAKSLAIGNPADGYYALKTVAESGGAMDAVSDDEVVEGIKLLAQTEGIFAETAGGVTIGVLQKLAKQGLIKRDDVTVAYITGNGLKTQEAVVDSVGRPYRIPPSLAKFEQTFGQQGEA from the coding sequence ATGGCCAAGATGAAAGCATTAGTCTGTCGAGAATGTGGGAAAGAATACCCCACTGAAGCCATTCATGTTTGCGAGCTGTGCTTTGGCCCCTTAGAGGTCAAATATAATTATGATGAGATTAAAACCAAAGTCTCACGACAATCGATCGAAGCTGGCCCAAAAAGTTTATGGCGTTACCAAGATTTCCTGCCCATTGAAGGCAAGCCCACGGTGGGCCTGTACGCAGGGTTTACTCCCTTGGTCCGAGCCCATAATTTGGGCGCCTATTTAGGGATTGATGAGCTCTACATCAAAAATGACTGTGTCAATCACCCAACGCTTTCCTTTAAAGATCGTGTGGTTGCGGTGGCACTCACACGAGCCCGTGAACTCGGATTCGAAACCGCGGCCTGCGCCTCAACAGGAAACTTAGCCAATTCCGTCGCTGCCCATGCGGCGCAAGCCGGCATGCAATGCTATGTATTTATCCCCGGGGATTTGGAAGCAGCCAAGGTTTTAGGGAACCTCATTTATCGTCCCAAGGTTATTGAGATCGAAGGCACCTATGATGATGTCAATCGACTTTGCAGTGAAATTGCCGGTGAACGCCAATGGGCCTTTGTCAATGTCAATGTCCGTCCCTATTATGCGGAAGGATCGAAGACCTTGGCATATGAGACCGCCGAGCAACTCGGCTGGCGCGCCCCGGATCAAGTCGTGGTACCCATGGCTTCAGGTTCGCTGCTCACCAAAATTTGGAAAGGGCTCAACGAGTTTAAAACCGTGGGGCTCCTTGATGCCGTCAACACCAAGGTGAATGGTGCCCAAGCGGAAGGATGCTCTCCCATTGCCACAGCGTACAAACAAGGGCGGGACTTTTTTAAACCGGTAAAGCCGAGCACCATTGCCAAATCACTCGCCATTGGCAACCCAGCGGATGGATATTATGCCTTAAAGACTGTAGCCGAAAGCGGTGGGGCCATGGATGCCGTCTCGGATGATGAAGTCGTCGAGGGTATTAAACTTTTAGCCCAAACTGAGGGCATATTTGCGGAAACCGCCGGAGGCGTGACCATTGGCGTTCTTCAGAAATTAGCGAAACAGGGACTCATAAAGCGAGATGATGTCACCGTTGCCTATATCACCGGAAATGGGCTCAAGACTCAAGAAGCCGTGGTGGACTCGGTAGGTCGCCCTTATCGGATTCCACCCAGTCTGGCCAAATTTGAACAAACTTTTGGACAACAGGGGGAAGCATGA
- a CDS encoding ubiquitin-like small modifier protein 1 — protein MITVRIPTPLRPITGGKGEVEGTGDSVSALIDQLNGTHPGLKDRICDEQGEVRRFINIYVNEEDIRFLTGKETPLKDGDEVSIVPAIAGGAHG, from the coding sequence ATGATTACCGTTCGGATTCCCACGCCCCTTCGCCCCATCACTGGCGGCAAAGGAGAAGTCGAAGGAACTGGGGACAGCGTGAGTGCTCTTATCGATCAATTAAACGGGACTCACCCCGGACTGAAAGATCGCATCTGTGATGAACAAGGCGAGGTGCGGCGGTTCATTAACATTTACGTCAATGAAGAAGACATCCGGTTTCTCACAGGAAAAGAAACCCCGCTTAAAGATGGCGATGAAGTTTCCATTGTTCCCGCCATTGCCGGAGGCGCCCATGGCTAA
- a CDS encoding NIL domain-containing protein, with product MAKLRYHIRFPEDKIPEPIIYQIGQEFKVITSIRRADVRETTGWMDVEFSGDTEEIERAIVGLRTKGVQVDPIELNVVE from the coding sequence ATGGCTAAATTACGATATCATATTCGATTTCCCGAAGATAAGATTCCCGAACCCATCATTTACCAAATCGGGCAGGAGTTTAAAGTCATCACGAGCATTCGCCGAGCTGACGTTCGAGAAACCACGGGATGGATGGATGTGGAGTTCTCCGGAGACACTGAAGAAATCGAACGAGCCATCGTGGGTTTGCGAACTAAAGGAGTCCAGGTCGACCCGATTGAGTTGAATGTGGTTGAATAA
- the moeB gene encoding molybdopterin-synthase adenylyltransferase MoeB produces MEFTEDQIQRYSRQIILPEVGGKGQQKLRAAKVLLVGAGGLGSPIALYLGAAGIGTIGLIDGDVVDLSNLQRQVLHTTATVGIPKVESGRRLLAALNPDVTINTYQENIGADNIMKLIADYDIVLDGSDNFGTRFLVNDACFFAKKTLISGSIFRFEGQLTTIKPHEGYPCYRCLYPEPPPAGLVPNCQEAGVLGVLAGTIGILQANEAVKEILGLGDTLADRLLIYDALDMKFRKVGRPKDPKCPLCSANPTITKLEEHHVSCSI; encoded by the coding sequence ATGGAATTTACAGAAGACCAAATCCAACGGTACAGCCGCCAAATCATTCTTCCAGAGGTAGGAGGCAAAGGCCAGCAAAAACTCAGAGCTGCCAAAGTCCTTCTGGTTGGGGCAGGAGGATTGGGCTCCCCTATCGCGCTGTATTTAGGTGCGGCTGGCATCGGCACCATTGGCCTCATCGATGGTGACGTGGTTGATTTGTCGAATTTGCAACGACAAGTCCTGCATACCACTGCCACGGTTGGAATCCCAAAAGTTGAGTCGGGTCGTCGTCTGTTAGCGGCCTTGAACCCCGACGTCACCATCAACACCTATCAAGAAAATATTGGCGCGGACAACATCATGAAACTCATCGCCGACTATGACATCGTGCTTGATGGTTCGGATAATTTTGGCACGCGCTTTCTTGTTAACGATGCCTGTTTCTTCGCGAAAAAAACGCTTATCTCTGGAAGCATTTTCCGATTTGAAGGACAGCTGACCACGATCAAACCGCATGAAGGATACCCGTGCTATCGATGCTTGTATCCTGAACCACCTCCAGCAGGGTTAGTCCCCAATTGCCAAGAAGCCGGGGTGCTCGGTGTCCTGGCGGGCACCATTGGAATTCTTCAGGCCAATGAAGCTGTGAAAGAAATCTTAGGTTTGGGTGACACTCTTGCGGATCGCTTACTCATATACGATGCCCTCGACATGAAATTCCGAAAAGTGGGCCGCCCCAAAGACCCGAAATGCCCATTGTGTAGCGCCAACCCCACGATTACCAAACTCGA